A region from the Aegilops tauschii subsp. strangulata cultivar AL8/78 chromosome 5, Aet v6.0, whole genome shotgun sequence genome encodes:
- the LOC109731879 gene encoding protein SRG1: MAASDESPMVRPTVQELTAAGVEEPPRQYVLPEQDRHGDLLAADEFPEPTPLIDLSRLTDADEAERLRAALQTWGFFLATNHGIEDSLMDAMMSVSREFFRQPAEEKQKCSNLVDGNGKDYQVEGYGSDKVVSEDQVLNWSDRLHLRVEPEGERNFAKWPSHPESFRDVLQEYASRTKKIRDLVLRSIAELLEIDEDYFVNQISNKASGFARFNYYPPCPRPDLVLGLRPHSDGGLLTILFNDDNVGGLQIQRDGRWYNVPTKPHTLLINLADCLEIMNNGIFRSPFHRVVTNVEKDRLSLAVFYAVDAETMLEPAPGLLDDKRPSRYRKMLAKDFVAGLFEHFRQGKRFIDTLKI, translated from the exons ATGGCTGCGTCCGACGAGTCGCCGATGGTGCGGCCGACGGTGCAGGAGCTGACGGCGGCCGGCGTCGAGGAGCCGCCGCGGCAGTACGTGTTGCCGGAGCAAGACCGTCACGGCGACCTGCTGGCAGCCGACGAGTTTCCGGAGCCCACCCCCCTCATCGATCTTAGCCGGCTCACGGACGCCGACGAGGCCGAGAGGCTCCGGGCGGCTCTGCAGACCTGGGGCTTCTTCCTG GCCACCAACCATGGGATCGAGGACTCTCTCATGGACGCCATGATGAGCGTGTCGAGGGAGTTCTTCCGGCAGCCGGCAGAGGAGAAGCAGAAATGCAGCAACCTGGTGGACGGCAACGGCAAGGACTACCAGGTGGAAGGGTATGGCAGTGACAAGGTGGTGTCCGAAGATCAGGTCCTCAACTGGAGCGACCGGTTGCATCTGAGAGTGGAGCCGGAAGGTGAGAGGAATTTCGCCAAGTGGCCCAGTCACCCGGAATCTTTCAG GGACGTGCTACAAGAGTACGCATCAAGAACCAAGAAAATAAGAGACCTCGTCTTGCGATCGATAGCCGAGCTCCTGGAGATTGACGAGGACTACTTCGTCAACCAGATATCAAACAAGGCTTCCGGGTTTGCTAGATTCAACTACTACCCTCCATGCCCAAGGCCTGACCTAGTTTTGGGCCTCAGGCCTCACTCCGACGGTGGTCTCCTTACCATCCTTTTCAACGATGACAACGTCGGTGGCTTGCAAATTCAAAGAGATGGGAGATGGTACAATGTTCCGACCAAGCCTCACACATTGTTGATTAACCTAGCAGACTGCCTAGAA ATAATGAACAATGGAATCTTTAGGAGCCCATTTCATAGAGTGGTGACGAACGTCGAGAAGGATAGGCTTTCCCTGGCTGTGTTTTACGCCGTGGATGCGGAAACGATGTTGGAGCCAGCGCCCGGTTTGCTGGATGACAAGCGACCATCAAGGTATAGGAAAATGTTGGCCAAGGATTTCGTGGCTGGGCTCTTTGAACATTTCCGTCAAGGGAAGAGATTCATCGACACCCTGAAAATATAG
- the LOC109731877 gene encoding protein SRG1, with product MAASDETPMVQDLASTGFEEPPSRYLVHEQDRHGDLLAAGEMPEPIPLIDLSRLMDADEADKLRAALQTWGFFLATNHGIEDSLMDAMMSASREFFRQPSEEKQKCSNLVDGNGKHYQVEGYGSDKVVSEDHGLNWNDRLHLRVEPEDERNFAKWPSQPESFRDVLHEYASKTKKLRDLVLRSIAKLLDIDEDYFVNQISNKASGFARLYYYPPCPRPDLVLGLRPHSDGNLLTILFVDDDVGGLQVQRDGKWYNVPAKPHTLVINLGDCLEIMNNGIFRSPVHRVVTNTEKERLSLAMFYAVDEETVLEPAPGLLDDKRPPRYRKMLTKDFVAGLFEHFRQGKRFIDTLKI from the exons ATGGCTGCGTCCGACGAGACGCCGATGGTGCAAGACCTGGCGTCGACCGGTTTCGAGGAGCCGCCGAGCCGGTACTTAGTGCACGAGCAAGACCGTCACGGTGACCTGCTGGCCGCCGGCGAAATGCCGGAGCCCATCCCTCTCATTGACCTTAGCCGGCTCATGGACGCCGATGAGGCCGACAAGCTCCGGGCTGCTCTACAGACATGGGGCTTCTTCCTG GCCACCAATCATGGGATCGAGGATTCTCTCATGGATGCAATGATGAGCGCGTCAAGGGAGTTCTTCCGTCAACCGTCCGAAGAGAAGCAGAAATGCAGCAACCTGGTGGACGGCAACGGCAAGCACTACCAGGTGGAAGGGTATGGCAGTGACAAAGTGGTTTCTGAGGATCATGGCCTGAACTGGAACGACCGGTTGCATCTGAGAGTGGAGCCAGAAGATGAGAGGAATTTCGCTAAGTGGCCCAGTCAACCGGAATCTTTCAG GGATGTGCTACATGAGTACGCATCAAAAACCAAGAAACTAAGAGACCTTGTCTTGCGATCAATAGCCAAGCTCCTGGACATTGATGAGGATTACTTCGTTAACCAGATATCAAACAAGGCCTCCGGGTTTGCTAGATTGTACTACTACCCTCCATGTCCGAGACCTGACCTAGTTTTGGGCCTCAGGCCTCACTCTGATGGAAATCTCCTTACTATCCTTTTTGTCGACGACGATGTTGGTGGCTTACAAGTTCAGAGAGATGGGAAATGGTACAATGTTCCAGCCAAGCCTCACACACTGGTGATCAACTTGGGAGACTGCCTGGAG ATAATGAATAACGGAATCTTTAGGAGCCCGGTTCACAGAGTGGTGACAAACACCGAGAAGGAGAGGCTTTCGCTGGCCATGTTCTATGCCGTGGATGAAGAAACAGTGCTGGAGCCAGCGCCCGGTTTGCTGGATGATAAGCGACCACCAAGATATAGGAAAATGCTGACCAAGGATTTCGTGGCTGGGCTCTTTGAACATTTCCGTCAAGGGAAGAGATTCATCGACACCCTGAAGATATAA